A window of Bradyrhizobium sp. AZCC 1610 contains these coding sequences:
- a CDS encoding site-2 protease family protein, with protein MNISLYGISVWVLPLLIAITFHEAAHAFVAYKLGDNTAWQLGRVSFNPFKHIDPFGTVILPGLLLLAHSPFLFGYAKPVPVNFRNLNHPRLDMVWVALAGPATNIILATIVAFAFHALPLVPAEAAKWTADNLKNAFLINIVLAIFNMMPIPPLDGGRVAVGLLPRVLAYPLSRLEPYGILILLGLLILLPVIGAQLGLNLDVISAILRTLTGYVISALLFITGNA; from the coding sequence TTGAACATCTCACTCTACGGCATCTCCGTCTGGGTACTCCCCCTCCTTATCGCCATCACGTTCCACGAAGCCGCGCACGCCTTTGTGGCATACAAGCTCGGCGACAATACCGCTTGGCAGCTTGGCCGGGTCAGCTTCAACCCTTTCAAGCATATCGATCCGTTCGGGACGGTGATTCTTCCAGGCCTGCTCTTGCTGGCGCACTCTCCGTTCCTGTTCGGCTACGCCAAGCCGGTCCCGGTGAATTTCCGGAACCTGAACCATCCCCGGCTCGACATGGTCTGGGTGGCGCTGGCCGGGCCAGCCACCAACATCATCCTGGCGACGATCGTGGCGTTTGCCTTCCATGCCCTGCCCCTGGTGCCGGCCGAGGCCGCCAAATGGACCGCGGACAACCTCAAAAACGCTTTCCTGATCAATATTGTGCTTGCGATCTTCAACATGATGCCGATTCCGCCGCTGGATGGCGGCCGGGTCGCCGTCGGACTGCTGCCGCGGGTGCTGGCTTACCCGCTGTCGCGGCTGGAACCCTACGGGATACTGATCCTGCTCGGTCTTTTGATCCTGCTTCCAGTTATCGGTGCACAGCTCGGCCTAAATCTTGATGTTATTTCGGCGATACTGCGAACATTGACCGGTTATGTGATCAGCGCGCTTCTCTTCATCACCGGCAACGCTTAA
- a CDS encoding GFA family protein encodes MTREGGCFCGAVRFKTEGEPVNVRICHCRNCQKAMGSPFFARALFDQRALSVEGDTARYPSSEALDRVFCKVCGTRLFSRRTNGTVIGVALAAFDDRNAFAPTEHIWVSEKMAWVRLDDGLPQYQEIVPQ; translated from the coding sequence ATGACCAGAGAAGGCGGATGTTTCTGCGGCGCGGTCAGGTTCAAGACCGAGGGCGAGCCGGTCAATGTCCGCATCTGCCACTGCCGCAACTGCCAGAAGGCGATGGGCTCGCCGTTCTTTGCCCGGGCGCTGTTCGACCAGCGGGCGCTTTCGGTCGAGGGCGACACCGCGCGCTATCCGTCGTCGGAGGCGCTCGACCGGGTGTTCTGCAAGGTTTGCGGGACGCGGCTGTTTTCCCGGCGGACCAACGGCACCGTGATCGGCGTCGCGCTGGCCGCCTTCGACGACCGCAACGCCTTTGCACCGACCGAGCACATCTGGGTCTCGGAAAAGATGGCCTGGGTGCGGCTCGACGACGGTTTACCGCAATACCAGGAGATAGTTCCCCAGTAG
- a CDS encoding RidA family protein: MKLRSINAKSAPEAVGGYSQALETTNSIRRLYISGQIPMARGGAVPDSFAEQAKLVWANVVAQLEAADMTIGNLVKVTIFLSDRKHALENRQARQEALGDHAPALTVIIAGIFDEAWLLEIEAIAEA, translated from the coding sequence TTGAAACTTCGATCGATAAACGCCAAGTCGGCCCCTGAGGCGGTCGGCGGTTATTCCCAAGCCCTGGAAACAACGAACAGCATCCGGCGGCTTTACATCAGCGGTCAGATTCCCATGGCTCGCGGCGGCGCGGTGCCGGACAGTTTTGCTGAGCAAGCGAAGCTTGTATGGGCCAACGTCGTTGCACAGCTCGAAGCCGCAGACATGACGATCGGCAATCTTGTGAAGGTTACGATCTTCCTATCCGACAGAAAACACGCGCTCGAAAACCGTCAAGCGCGACAAGAGGCTTTGGGTGATCACGCCCCCGCACTTACAGTTATCATTGCAGGCATTTTCGACGAGGCCTGGCTATTGGAAATAGAAGCCATTGCCGAGGCGTAA
- a CDS encoding SDR family NAD(P)-dependent oxidoreductase: MNKIDLNGRCAVVTGGAQGFGRAITERFVASGAKVAIWDHDLPFAEKTAKEIGPAASAFKVDVSDLAAVEKTRDETLKALGKIDILVNNAGIAGVNKTVWETDLDEWRKVLRINLDGPFICCKAVVPAMLQQKYGRIVNIASIAGKEGNPNAAHYSASKAGLIALTKSLGKELAQQDILVNAVTPAAAKTAIFDQLTQQHIDFMLSKIPKGRFVLVEELAAMVAWLASEDCAFSTGAVFDISGGRATY; encoded by the coding sequence ATGAACAAGATCGATCTGAACGGCCGTTGCGCCGTCGTCACCGGCGGGGCGCAGGGGTTTGGCCGCGCGATCACCGAACGCTTCGTCGCATCCGGAGCCAAGGTCGCGATCTGGGATCACGATCTGCCGTTCGCTGAAAAGACCGCCAAGGAAATCGGCCCTGCCGCGTCGGCCTTCAAGGTCGATGTTTCCGATCTCGCCGCGGTCGAGAAGACCCGCGATGAGACGCTGAAGGCGCTCGGCAAGATCGACATCCTCGTCAACAATGCCGGCATCGCCGGCGTCAACAAGACGGTGTGGGAAACCGACCTCGACGAATGGCGCAAGGTGCTGCGCATCAATCTCGACGGCCCCTTCATCTGCTGCAAGGCGGTGGTGCCGGCGATGCTGCAGCAGAAATACGGCCGCATCGTCAACATCGCCTCCATCGCCGGCAAGGAAGGCAATCCCAACGCCGCGCATTATTCGGCCTCCAAGGCCGGTCTGATCGCGCTGACCAAGTCGCTCGGCAAGGAGCTCGCGCAGCAAGACATCCTCGTCAACGCGGTGACACCAGCGGCGGCGAAAACCGCGATCTTCGACCAGCTCACGCAGCAGCACATCGATTTCATGCTTTCGAAGATCCCGAAGGGACGCTTTGTCCTGGTCGAAGAACTCGCGGCGATGGTCGCGTGGCTGGCGTCGGAAGACTGCGCCTTCTCAACCGGCGCGGTGTTCGACATCTCCGGCGGCCGGGCAACCTATTAG
- a CDS encoding SDR family oxidoreductase: MSDRLKGKRAFVTAAAVGIGRACAVAFAREGATVFATDIDEAKLAALKSEGIAEVAKLDVRDSAAVAAVAKRAGKTDILLNAAGFVHHGTVLDCSDEDWDFSFDLNVKSMHRTIRAFLPGMLEQGRGAIVNISSAAGVFKAAPNRYVYGATKAAVAALTRSVATDFISKGIRCNCICPGTIETPSMLDRAAAAGPNGREMFISRQPMGRLGTAEEIASLAVYLASDESAFTTGVAHVIDGGWTL; the protein is encoded by the coding sequence ATGTCAGACCGCCTGAAGGGCAAGCGCGCATTCGTCACCGCGGCCGCCGTCGGAATCGGCCGCGCCTGCGCGGTGGCCTTTGCGCGTGAAGGGGCAACGGTGTTCGCCACCGACATCGACGAGGCCAAGCTCGCCGCGCTCAAGAGCGAAGGCATCGCCGAAGTGGCGAAACTCGATGTGCGAGACAGCGCGGCGGTCGCTGCCGTGGCCAAGCGCGCCGGCAAGACCGACATCCTGCTCAATGCCGCCGGCTTCGTGCATCATGGCACCGTGCTGGATTGCTCCGATGAAGACTGGGATTTTTCGTTCGACCTCAACGTCAAGTCGATGCACCGCACGATCCGCGCGTTCCTGCCGGGCATGCTGGAACAAGGCCGCGGCGCGATCGTGAATATCTCGTCGGCTGCAGGCGTCTTCAAGGCCGCGCCGAACCGCTACGTCTACGGCGCGACCAAGGCCGCCGTTGCGGCGCTGACGCGCTCGGTCGCCACCGACTTCATCAGCAAGGGTATCAGGTGCAACTGCATCTGCCCCGGCACCATCGAAACCCCTTCGATGCTCGACCGCGCAGCCGCCGCCGGCCCCAACGGACGCGAGATGTTCATCTCACGGCAGCCGATGGGACGGCTCGGCACCGCCGAGGAGATCGCTTCGCTCGCCGTCTATCTGGCCAGTGATGAAAGCGCGTTTACCACCGGTGTCGCGCACGTCATCGACGGCGGCTGGACGCTGTAA
- a CDS encoding IlvD/Edd family dehydratase, protein MKKNDNKTATNGKGRKLRSLEWFNNPHNPGMTALYLERYLNYGLTREELQSGKPIIGIAQTGNDLSPCNRHHLELAHRVREGIRAAGGIAMEFPTHPIQETGKRPTAALDRNLAYLGLVEILFGYPLDGVVLTTGCDKTTPACLMAAATVNLPAIVLSGGPMLNGWFNGERTGSGTVVWKARERLAGGEIDYNEFIDIVASSAPSVGHCNTMGTASTMNSLAEALGMSLPGCAAIPAPYRERGQIAYETGKRIVEMVWEDLKPSDILTRKAFENCIVVNSAIGGSTNAPIHINALARHIGVELSIDDWQKHGHDIPLLVNMQPAGFYLGEEYHRAGGVPAVVRELMAHKRIHEDAVTVNGRTMGENCREAAKPDGDVIWSYDKPLVKDAGFLVLRGNLFDSAIMKTSVISKEFRDRYLINPKDPNAFEGRAIVFEGPEDYHDRIDDPSLNIDEHCVLFIRGAGPIGYPGGAEVVNMQPPAALIKRGILSLPCIGDGRQSGTSGSPSILNASPEAAADGGLAILQTGDKVRIDLNKGDANILITSDELKKRRAELKDKGGFPYPANQTPWQELYRSTVGQQATGACMELATRYHNIAGTVGVARDNH, encoded by the coding sequence GTGAAAAAGAACGACAACAAAACTGCCACCAATGGCAAGGGCCGGAAACTACGTTCCCTCGAGTGGTTCAACAACCCGCATAATCCGGGAATGACCGCGCTCTATCTCGAGCGCTATCTCAATTACGGCCTGACCCGCGAGGAATTGCAGTCCGGCAAGCCGATCATCGGCATCGCACAGACCGGCAACGATCTGTCACCGTGCAACCGCCACCATCTCGAACTGGCGCACCGGGTGCGCGAAGGCATCCGCGCCGCCGGCGGCATCGCGATGGAATTTCCGACGCATCCGATCCAGGAGACCGGAAAGCGGCCGACCGCGGCGCTCGACCGCAACCTCGCCTATCTCGGCCTGGTCGAAATCCTGTTCGGCTATCCGCTGGATGGCGTTGTGCTGACCACCGGCTGCGACAAGACCACGCCGGCCTGCCTGATGGCGGCGGCGACCGTCAATCTGCCCGCGATCGTGCTCTCGGGCGGCCCGATGCTGAACGGCTGGTTCAACGGCGAGCGCACAGGTTCCGGCACCGTCGTCTGGAAAGCCCGCGAGCGGCTCGCTGGCGGCGAGATCGACTACAACGAATTCATCGATATCGTGGCCTCCTCGGCGCCGTCGGTCGGCCATTGCAACACCATGGGCACCGCCTCGACGATGAACTCGCTCGCGGAAGCGCTCGGCATGTCGCTGCCGGGCTGTGCGGCGATCCCCGCGCCGTATCGCGAACGCGGCCAGATCGCCTATGAGACGGGAAAACGGATCGTCGAGATGGTCTGGGAGGATCTCAAACCTTCCGACATCCTGACCCGCAAGGCGTTCGAGAACTGCATCGTGGTGAATTCGGCGATCGGCGGCTCAACCAATGCGCCGATCCACATCAATGCGCTGGCACGGCACATCGGCGTCGAACTCTCGATCGACGACTGGCAGAAGCATGGCCATGACATCCCGCTGCTGGTGAACATGCAGCCGGCCGGCTTCTATCTCGGCGAGGAATATCATCGCGCCGGCGGCGTACCGGCGGTGGTGCGCGAATTGATGGCGCACAAGCGCATCCATGAGGACGCCGTGACGGTCAACGGCCGCACCATGGGCGAGAACTGCCGCGAGGCGGCCAAGCCAGACGGCGACGTGATCTGGAGCTACGACAAGCCGCTGGTGAAGGACGCCGGCTTCCTGGTGCTGCGCGGCAACCTGTTCGATTCCGCGATCATGAAGACCAGCGTGATCTCGAAGGAATTCCGCGACCGCTACCTGATCAATCCCAAAGACCCGAATGCGTTCGAAGGCCGCGCCATCGTGTTCGAGGGGCCTGAGGATTATCACGACCGCATCGACGATCCCTCACTCAACATCGACGAGCACTGCGTCCTGTTCATCCGCGGCGCCGGGCCGATCGGCTATCCCGGCGGCGCCGAGGTCGTGAACATGCAGCCGCCGGCAGCGCTGATCAAACGCGGTATCCTGTCGCTGCCCTGCATCGGTGATGGCCGGCAGTCCGGCACCTCGGGTTCGCCGTCGATCCTCAACGCCTCGCCGGAAGCCGCCGCCGATGGCGGGCTTGCGATTTTACAGACCGGCGACAAGGTTCGCATCGACCTCAACAAGGGTGACGCCAACATCCTGATCACGAGCGATGAATTGAAGAAGCGTCGTGCCGAGCTGAAGGACAAGGGCGGCTTCCCCTACCCGGCCAACCAGACACCGTGGCAGGAGCTCTATCGCTCCACCGTCGGCCAGCAGGCTACCGGCGCCTGCATGGAACTCGCAACGCGCTATCATAATATTGCCGGCACAGTCGGCGTGGCGCGGGATAATCATTAG
- a CDS encoding LacI family DNA-binding transcriptional regulator, which yields MGRKQTKSGKIRLTEVAKLAGVSPITASRFFRNPEALSLSKRERVDSAVKELGYVPNLAARALASHRTEVIGVVIPSLTNNVFADVLRGIYDSSEGSRYTIQLANTRYSILQEEKLLRLFRAQKPAGLIVTGINQTAESRTILESMNCPVTQIMEIGDSPVDMMVGFSHYDAASAAISHILKQGYRRIGFLGARMDPRVQRRFEGYRDAMKGASLFDPNLVVTTSVPTTVTLGGTLFTDLLARTSDIDAVFCVNDDLALGVLFECQRRQMSVPRDLAIVGFNDLEFTASAVPSLTSVRTNRYEMGRHAVTMVIDAIEGRRPREPILNLGFQLMVRESSSPQSA from the coding sequence ATGGGACGAAAACAGACAAAGTCTGGCAAAATCCGCCTCACCGAGGTCGCCAAGCTCGCTGGCGTCAGCCCAATCACGGCATCGCGTTTTTTCAGGAACCCCGAAGCACTGTCGTTGAGCAAGCGGGAACGCGTCGATAGCGCGGTGAAGGAATTGGGTTACGTACCCAATCTCGCCGCGCGTGCGCTGGCCTCGCACCGCACGGAAGTCATCGGCGTCGTGATTCCTTCCCTCACCAACAACGTATTCGCCGATGTGTTGCGCGGCATCTACGATTCTTCCGAAGGTAGCCGCTACACCATCCAGCTCGCCAATACCCGCTACAGCATCCTGCAGGAGGAAAAGCTGCTGCGCCTGTTTCGGGCGCAGAAACCCGCGGGATTGATCGTCACCGGCATCAACCAGACCGCGGAATCGCGCACGATCCTGGAGTCGATGAATTGCCCGGTCACGCAGATCATGGAGATCGGCGACAGTCCGGTCGATATGATGGTCGGATTCTCTCACTACGATGCAGCTTCTGCGGCCATTTCGCACATCCTCAAGCAAGGATACCGCCGCATCGGATTTCTCGGCGCGCGAATGGATCCTCGCGTGCAGCGGCGGTTCGAAGGGTATCGTGATGCCATGAAAGGGGCCTCGCTGTTCGACCCGAACCTCGTCGTCACCACTTCGGTGCCAACCACCGTCACACTCGGTGGAACTTTGTTCACCGATCTTCTCGCCCGGACGTCCGACATCGACGCGGTGTTCTGCGTCAATGACGACCTCGCGCTCGGCGTCCTGTTCGAATGCCAGCGTCGGCAAATGTCGGTTCCCCGCGATTTGGCCATTGTCGGCTTCAACGACCTGGAATTCACGGCCTCTGCGGTCCCCTCGCTCACCAGTGTGCGCACCAATCGCTACGAAATGGGCCGGCACGCTGTTACGATGGTGATCGACGCGATCGAGGGCCGTCGCCCGCGGGAGCCGATTCTCAACCTTGGTTTTCAGTTGATGGTCCGCGAGAGTTCGTCGCCACAAAGCGCTTGA
- a CDS encoding ABC transporter ATP-binding protein: MSSVQIRDVRKSFGNFEVLHGVSIPIEDGEFVVLVGPSGCGKSTLLRMLAGLENITSGTISIGDRVVNNVQPKERDIAMVFQNYALYPHMTVADNMGFSLKLRGASADEISNGVKRAAEILALTPLLERYPRQLSGGQRQRVAMGRAIVRDPQVFLFDEPLSNLDAKLRVAMRTEIKELHQRLKTTTVYVTHDQIEAMTMADKIVVMHDGVVEQMGTPLELYDTPANQFVAGFIGSPAMNFLKGQVKSNGSAGFEGPNGVKLPLASAPANSEGRPAVYGVRPEHFTIADDGAEAEIVVVEPTGSETQVFAKLGGEQVVAVFRERHQFNPGDKVRLKPDPALVHLFDEQTGKRLNA, translated from the coding sequence ATGTCGTCGGTACAGATTCGCGACGTGCGGAAGTCGTTCGGCAATTTTGAAGTTTTGCACGGCGTGTCGATTCCGATCGAGGATGGCGAGTTCGTCGTGCTGGTCGGCCCCTCCGGTTGCGGCAAGTCGACCTTGTTGCGGATGCTCGCCGGCCTCGAAAACATCACCTCGGGCACGATTTCGATCGGCGATCGCGTCGTCAACAATGTCCAGCCGAAAGAGCGCGACATTGCGATGGTGTTCCAGAACTACGCGCTCTATCCGCACATGACCGTCGCCGACAATATGGGCTTCTCGCTCAAGCTGCGCGGCGCGAGTGCCGATGAAATCTCGAACGGGGTCAAGCGCGCCGCGGAAATCCTGGCCCTGACGCCGTTGCTCGAGCGCTATCCCCGGCAATTGTCGGGCGGCCAGCGCCAGCGCGTCGCCATGGGCCGCGCCATCGTGCGCGATCCGCAGGTGTTTTTGTTCGACGAGCCGCTTTCCAACCTCGACGCCAAGCTGCGCGTCGCGATGCGCACCGAAATCAAGGAACTGCATCAGCGGCTGAAGACCACGACCGTCTACGTCACCCACGACCAGATCGAGGCCATGACCATGGCCGACAAGATCGTCGTGATGCATGATGGCGTCGTCGAGCAGATGGGCACCCCGCTCGAACTTTACGACACCCCGGCCAACCAGTTCGTTGCAGGCTTCATCGGCTCGCCAGCGATGAACTTCCTCAAGGGCCAGGTGAAGTCGAACGGCAGCGCGGGCTTTGAGGGGCCGAATGGCGTCAAGCTGCCGTTGGCGTCGGCACCGGCCAATTCGGAAGGGCGGCCCGCAGTCTACGGCGTCCGTCCCGAACATTTCACCATCGCCGATGACGGCGCCGAGGCCGAGATCGTCGTGGTCGAGCCGACTGGCTCCGAAACCCAAGTGTTCGCCAAGCTTGGCGGCGAGCAGGTTGTAGCCGTATTCCGCGAACGTCACCAATTCAACCCGGGCGACAAGGTCCGGCTGAAGCCAGACCCGGCACTCGTGCATCTGTTCGACGAGCAGACCGGGAAACGACTGAACGCCTAA
- a CDS encoding ABC transporter substrate-binding protein, producing the protein MQDFTRRTLLQGGTALAATGALTGSALFDFAKAWAQSAPWKAEKGAKLTVMRWRRFVPAEDDAFNAMVAAFKAATGTEMNVFSESFEDVQPKAAVAANTGSGLDLAWGLHTLPQLFPSQVLQMNDVADYLGKKYGGWTDAAAVTCKQGNNWLGIPVATIGGYMTYRKSSVEKAGFKDFPKDFPGFLELCKELKKNNTPAGFPLGHASGDANAWLHWILWGHGAYTVDKDNKVIINSPETVKALEYCKALSDTFIPGVASWNDSSNNKAFLAGELHCTANGISIYVAAKDDPSKKELTEDTYHALWPVGPIGKPTELQLTVPILAFKFTKYPNAAKAFVAFMLEKENYDKWLTGARGYLTHTLNSYDNSPVWTADPKNQVFSQASKRALPASGIGTPGEKAATAIADFLVVDMFANYCTGREDIKGTIAVTERQLKRIYR; encoded by the coding sequence ATGCAGGATTTTACCCGCCGTACCCTGCTTCAGGGCGGCACCGCGCTTGCGGCAACCGGTGCGCTCACGGGGTCGGCGTTGTTCGACTTTGCCAAGGCCTGGGCGCAATCGGCGCCGTGGAAGGCAGAGAAGGGCGCCAAGCTCACGGTGATGCGCTGGAGGCGCTTCGTGCCGGCGGAGGACGACGCGTTCAACGCCATGGTCGCGGCATTCAAGGCCGCTACCGGCACCGAAATGAACGTATTCAGCGAGTCCTTTGAGGACGTGCAGCCGAAGGCTGCGGTCGCCGCCAACACCGGCTCCGGTCTCGACCTCGCCTGGGGCCTGCATACGCTGCCGCAGCTGTTCCCGTCGCAGGTACTGCAGATGAACGACGTCGCCGACTATCTCGGCAAGAAGTATGGCGGGTGGACCGACGCAGCCGCGGTGACCTGCAAGCAGGGCAACAACTGGCTCGGCATCCCGGTCGCGACCATCGGCGGCTACATGACCTACCGCAAGTCGTCGGTGGAAAAGGCTGGCTTCAAGGATTTCCCGAAGGACTTCCCCGGCTTTCTGGAATTGTGCAAGGAGTTGAAGAAGAACAACACGCCGGCCGGTTTCCCGCTCGGGCACGCCTCGGGCGACGCCAATGCTTGGCTGCACTGGATCCTCTGGGGTCACGGCGCCTACACCGTCGACAAGGACAACAAGGTCATCATCAACTCGCCCGAAACCGTCAAGGCGCTCGAATACTGCAAGGCCCTGTCCGACACCTTCATTCCCGGCGTCGCATCCTGGAACGATTCGTCGAACAACAAGGCGTTCCTCGCAGGTGAACTGCATTGCACCGCCAACGGCATCTCGATCTATGTCGCGGCCAAGGACGATCCTTCCAAGAAGGAGCTCACGGAAGACACTTATCACGCGCTGTGGCCCGTCGGTCCGATCGGGAAGCCGACCGAACTGCAGCTCACCGTGCCGATCCTGGCGTTCAAGTTCACCAAGTATCCGAACGCCGCGAAGGCCTTCGTCGCCTTCATGCTCGAGAAGGAAAACTACGACAAGTGGTTGACGGGTGCGCGCGGGTATCTCACCCACACGCTCAACTCCTACGACAATTCGCCCGTCTGGACCGCCGATCCGAAGAACCAGGTGTTCAGCCAGGCCAGCAAGCGCGCGCTTCCCGCATCCGGCATCGGTACGCCGGGCGAGAAGGCGGCGACGGCGATCGCCGACTTCCTGGTGGTCGATATGTTTGCCAACTACTGCACCGGCCGCGAAGACATCAAGGGAACGATCGCGGTGACGGAACGGCAGTTGAAGCGCATCTATCGCTAA
- a CDS encoding carbohydrate ABC transporter permease: MADIAMQPRTAKRQIREATAWDQLRTNRNWLGFWFMMPAMAFLIFFLAYPLGLGVWISFTDAKIGRPGEFIGVENYEWLWGDTIFWLSVFNTLLYTFIASAIKFGIGLYLALLLNENMPFKAMLRALVLIPFIVPTVLSALAFWWIFDSQFSIISWSLKQLGVITENINFLGDVTWARICVIFANIWRGVPFVAITLLAGLQTVQPSLYEAATLDGASKWEMFRFITYPLLTPIIAVVMTFSVLFTFTDFQLIWAMTRGGPVNATHLMATLSYQRAIIAGQLGEGAAISSAMIPFLLAAIMVSWFGLQRRKWQQGENND, translated from the coding sequence ATGGCCGACATCGCAATGCAACCCCGGACGGCCAAGCGGCAGATTCGCGAGGCCACCGCGTGGGATCAGCTCAGGACCAACCGCAACTGGCTCGGTTTCTGGTTCATGATGCCGGCGATGGCGTTCCTGATATTCTTCCTGGCCTATCCGTTGGGCCTCGGCGTCTGGATTTCGTTCACCGACGCCAAGATCGGCCGGCCCGGCGAATTCATCGGCGTCGAGAATTACGAGTGGTTGTGGGGCGACACCATCTTCTGGCTGTCGGTATTCAACACGCTGCTGTACACATTCATCGCAAGCGCGATCAAATTCGGGATCGGGCTCTATCTGGCGCTGCTGCTGAACGAGAACATGCCGTTCAAGGCGATGCTGCGCGCGCTGGTGCTGATCCCCTTCATCGTGCCGACCGTGCTGTCGGCGCTGGCGTTCTGGTGGATCTTCGATTCGCAATTCTCGATCATCTCGTGGTCGCTCAAGCAGCTGGGCGTGATCACCGAGAACATCAACTTCCTCGGTGATGTCACCTGGGCGCGGATCTGCGTAATCTTCGCCAATATCTGGCGCGGCGTTCCCTTTGTCGCGATCACGCTGCTCGCCGGCCTGCAGACGGTGCAGCCCTCGCTCTACGAGGCGGCGACGCTCGATGGCGCCAGCAAATGGGAAATGTTCCGCTTCATCACCTATCCGCTGCTGACCCCGATCATCGCCGTGGTGATGACGTTCTCCGTGCTGTTCACGTTCACCGATTTCCAGCTGATCTGGGCGATGACGCGGGGTGGCCCGGTCAACGCAACGCACCTGATGGCAACATTGTCGTATCAGCGCGCCATCATTGCCGGCCAGCTCGGCGAGGGCGCTGCGATCTCCAGCGCGATGATCCCGTTCCTGCTCGCCGCGATCATGGTTTCCTGGTTCGGGCTGCAGCGTCGCAAGTGGCAGCAGGGTGAAAATAATGACTGA
- a CDS encoding carbohydrate ABC transporter permease, which produces MTDLPTSRIDLKAVLHGSAPTVAKDDHSEGMSYLQSVPRRMVTLYMPLAIIVFVLLFPFYWMGLTAIKPDEQLLDLDKYNPFWTWNPTLKHFYKLLFESHYPMWLWNTMYVAVCATILSIVASVLAAYAIVRLRYSGAQWVGGLIFLSYLVPPSILFIPLATVVFQYGLFDSPMALILTYPTILIPFSTWLLMGYFKTIPFELEECALIDGASRWQILVKIVLPLAIPGLISAFIFCFTLCWNEFIYALTFLQSTSNKTVPVAIVNEFVDGDVYRWGSLMAGALAGSLPLVILYAFFVEHYVSAMTGAVKE; this is translated from the coding sequence ATGACTGATCTTCCCACCTCGCGGATCGATCTCAAGGCCGTACTGCATGGCTCGGCGCCGACCGTTGCGAAGGACGATCACAGCGAGGGCATGAGCTATCTGCAGTCGGTGCCACGACGGATGGTGACGCTCTATATGCCGCTGGCGATCATCGTATTCGTCCTGCTATTCCCGTTCTACTGGATGGGGCTGACGGCGATCAAACCGGACGAGCAACTGCTCGACCTCGACAAGTACAACCCGTTCTGGACCTGGAATCCGACCCTCAAGCACTTTTACAAGCTCCTGTTCGAAAGCCACTATCCGATGTGGCTGTGGAACACGATGTATGTGGCGGTCTGCGCCACCATCCTGTCGATCGTCGCCAGCGTGCTGGCAGCCTATGCGATCGTGCGGCTGCGCTATAGCGGCGCGCAGTGGGTCGGCGGGCTGATCTTCCTGTCCTACCTGGTGCCGCCGTCGATCCTGTTCATCCCGCTTGCGACCGTCGTGTTCCAGTACGGCCTGTTCGACTCGCCGATGGCGCTGATCCTGACCTATCCGACCATCCTGATCCCGTTCTCGACCTGGCTGCTGATGGGCTATTTCAAGACCATCCCGTTCGAGCTGGAAGAGTGCGCGCTGATCGATGGCGCCAGCCGCTGGCAGATCCTGGTCAAGATCGTGCTGCCGCTGGCGATCCCCGGCCTGATTTCGGCGTTCATCTTCTGCTTCACGCTGTGCTGGAACGAATTCATCTATGCGCTCACGTTCCTGCAATCGACTTCCAACAAGACGGTGCCGGTCGCGATCGTCAACGAATTCGTCGACGGCGACGTCTATCGCTGGGGTTCGTTGATGGCCGGAGCGCTGGCGGGCTCGCTGCCGCTGGTCATCCTTTACGCCTTCTTCGTCGAGCATTATGTGTCGGCCATGACGGGAGCCGTGAAAGAGTGA